The following are encoded together in the Triticum dicoccoides isolate Atlit2015 ecotype Zavitan chromosome 6B, WEW_v2.0, whole genome shotgun sequence genome:
- the LOC119324898 gene encoding ATG8-interacting protein 1-like isoform X1 produces MEPDQSGTGQTSPRGNDWEVVQLTASNYASAPGPARTEPSDEESEGQVYGAEGGDSAAAALLMSGHFSVPQNEAENLLMGSDTSIEQQEARSSQYAVSDKGDDDDREEDRQEKLKDDDLDRNPSFDKGKSLSSVDVEPDDGSELHRGSPVGKDPVTFSSSGYSATDTEKEATESAKEETEEERTLQNIEPVTDSSNVVVSGEESKPDGSGAPRNVWWQKQLISLYRSAKESNKLWPIVVAAAALMGMAYFRRRWQKGKLQLQQVKLQPASSKERINQATVPLNRIKDILVAGNHPSPAPHGNARFG; encoded by the exons ATGGAGCCTGACCAGAGTGGCACCGGGCAGACTTCTCCCCGTGGGAACGACTGGGAGGTCGTGCAGCTCACCGCGTCGAACTACGCGTCTGCGCCTGGCCCGGCTAGAACTGAACCTTCTGACGAGGAGTCTGAAGGCCAAGTGTATGGCGCAGAAGGGGGTGATTCGGCAGCCGCGGCACTGCTGATGTCTGGCCACTTCTCGGTTCCGCAGAATGAGGCTGAGAATCTCCTCATGGGATCTGATACTAGCATAGAGCAGCAGGAGGCGCGCAGCAGCCAGTACGCAGTCTCTGACAAGGGCGATGATGATGATAGGGAGGAAGACAGGCAGGAGAAACTGAAGGATGATGATCTTGACAGGAACCCATCCTTCGACAAAGGAAAAAGCCTTTCCTCTGTTGATGTGGAACCTGATGATGGCAGCGAGTTGCACAGGGGTAGTCCGGTTGGGAAAGACCCAGTTACGTTCTCATCATCTGGTTACAGTGCAACTGACACTGAGAAAGAAGCTACCGAGAGTGCCAAGGAGGAGACCGAAGAAGAACGAACTCTCCAAAATATCGAGCCCGTCACTGATTCGTCCAACGTTGTTGTTTCCGGTGAAGAGAGCAAGCCTGACGGTTCTGGAGCCCCACGCAACGTGTGGTGGCAGAAGCAACTTATATCGCTCTACAGGAGCGCTAAAGAGAGCAACAAGCTCTGGCCTATCGTTGTGGCTGCTGCCGCTTTGATGGGGATGGCGTATTTCCGGCGGCGCTGGCAAAAGGGCAAGCTGCAGCTTCAGCAGGTCAAATTGCAACCTGCCAGCAGCAAGGAG AGAATCAACCAGGCCACCGTACCGCTTAACCGAATCAAGGATATTCTTGTCGCTGGCAACCACCCGAGTCCGGCTCCTCACGGAAATGCTCGATTTGGCTGA
- the LOC119324898 gene encoding ATG8-interacting protein 1-like isoform X2, whose amino-acid sequence MEPDQSGTGQTSPRGNDWEVVQLTASNYASAPGPARTEPSDEESEGQVYGAEGGDSAAAALLMSGHFSVPQNEAENLLMGSDTSIEQQEARSSQYAVSDKGDDDDREEDRQEKLKDDDLDRNPSFDKGKSLSSVDVEPDDGSELHRGSPVGKDPVTFSSSGYSATDTEKEATESAKEETEEERTLQNIEPVTDSSNVVVSGEESKPDGSGAPRNVWWQKQLISLYRSAKESNKLWPIVVAAAALMGMAYFRRRWQKGKLQLQQVKLQPASSKEVIAERLPYDHTSQIFHATEQTSVA is encoded by the coding sequence ATGGAGCCTGACCAGAGTGGCACCGGGCAGACTTCTCCCCGTGGGAACGACTGGGAGGTCGTGCAGCTCACCGCGTCGAACTACGCGTCTGCGCCTGGCCCGGCTAGAACTGAACCTTCTGACGAGGAGTCTGAAGGCCAAGTGTATGGCGCAGAAGGGGGTGATTCGGCAGCCGCGGCACTGCTGATGTCTGGCCACTTCTCGGTTCCGCAGAATGAGGCTGAGAATCTCCTCATGGGATCTGATACTAGCATAGAGCAGCAGGAGGCGCGCAGCAGCCAGTACGCAGTCTCTGACAAGGGCGATGATGATGATAGGGAGGAAGACAGGCAGGAGAAACTGAAGGATGATGATCTTGACAGGAACCCATCCTTCGACAAAGGAAAAAGCCTTTCCTCTGTTGATGTGGAACCTGATGATGGCAGCGAGTTGCACAGGGGTAGTCCGGTTGGGAAAGACCCAGTTACGTTCTCATCATCTGGTTACAGTGCAACTGACACTGAGAAAGAAGCTACCGAGAGTGCCAAGGAGGAGACCGAAGAAGAACGAACTCTCCAAAATATCGAGCCCGTCACTGATTCGTCCAACGTTGTTGTTTCCGGTGAAGAGAGCAAGCCTGACGGTTCTGGAGCCCCACGCAACGTGTGGTGGCAGAAGCAACTTATATCGCTCTACAGGAGCGCTAAAGAGAGCAACAAGCTCTGGCCTATCGTTGTGGCTGCTGCCGCTTTGATGGGGATGGCGTATTTCCGGCGGCGCTGGCAAAAGGGCAAGCTGCAGCTTCAGCAGGTCAAATTGCAACCTGCCAGCAGCAAGGAGGTAATCGCGGAACGCCTTCCTTATGATCATACTAGCCAAATTTTCCATGCAACTGAACAGACTAGTGTGGCCTGA